One stretch of Microvirga lotononidis DNA includes these proteins:
- a CDS encoding PLP-dependent cysteine synthase family protein, producing MSTPCPRSWVSTAIQIIEADFNRSSDTHLLRVPLPAVPGVELYLKDESTHPSGSLKHRLARSLFLYGLCNGWIGPETTIIEASSGSTAVSEAYFARMLGLRFIAVMPRSTSAEKIAQIAFYGGESHFVDSPAEMYAESARLAEELGGHYMDQFTYAERATDWRGNNNIAESIFSQMSHEEHPVPSWIVVGAGTGGTSATLGRYIRYRRLPTKLCLADPEASVFHRHLADRAVCNVSGAPSVIEGIGRPRFEPSFVPELIDRAFAVPDAASIAAARVLSRRIGRSCGGSTGTNLWAVAQIIGEMVQNGEQGSVVTLLCDSGERYRSTHFDDAWLKSRGIDIAPAEQVMERFFETGVLSAA from the coding sequence ATGAGCACACCCTGTCCCCGCTCCTGGGTTTCGACCGCCATCCAGATCATCGAGGCGGATTTCAACCGCTCGTCGGACACGCATCTTTTGCGCGTGCCGTTGCCGGCGGTGCCGGGCGTCGAGCTGTATCTGAAGGATGAATCGACCCATCCGTCGGGGAGCCTGAAGCACCGGCTGGCCCGGTCGCTGTTTCTCTATGGGTTGTGCAACGGCTGGATCGGCCCGGAGACCACGATCATCGAGGCGTCGAGCGGATCGACGGCTGTGTCGGAGGCGTATTTCGCCCGGATGCTGGGCCTGCGCTTCATCGCCGTGATGCCGCGTTCCACCTCGGCCGAGAAGATCGCGCAGATCGCCTTCTATGGCGGCGAGAGCCATTTCGTGGATTCTCCCGCCGAGATGTATGCGGAGAGCGCGCGTCTCGCGGAGGAACTCGGCGGCCATTACATGGACCAGTTCACCTATGCCGAGCGGGCGACGGACTGGCGCGGCAACAACAACATCGCCGAATCCATCTTCAGCCAGATGTCGCACGAGGAGCATCCGGTGCCGAGCTGGATCGTGGTCGGCGCGGGAACCGGCGGCACCTCGGCGACGCTCGGGCGCTACATCCGCTACCGCCGCCTGCCGACGAAGCTGTGTCTCGCCGATCCCGAAGCCTCCGTGTTCCACCGGCATCTGGCGGATCGCGCCGTGTGCAACGTGTCAGGTGCGCCCTCGGTGATCGAGGGCATCGGCCGCCCGCGCTTCGAGCCGTCCTTCGTGCCGGAACTCATCGACCGCGCGTTTGCCGTGCCGGATGCGGCGAGCATCGCGGCCGCGCGGGTCCTGTCGCGCCGCATCGGCCGCTCCTGCGGCGGCTCCACGGGCACCAACCTGTGGGCGGTCGCGCAGATCATCGGCGAGATGGTGCAGAACGGGGAACAGGGCTCCGTCGTGACGCTCCTGTGCGATTCAGGCGAGCGCTACCGCAGCACGCATTTCGACGATGCGTGGCTCAAGAGCCGTGGCATCGACATCGCGCCTGCGGAACAGGTGATGGAGCGGTTCTTCGAGACGGGTGTCTTGAGTGCCGCCTAA
- a CDS encoding dodecin, with protein sequence MDEHVYKIVELVGSSETSIEDAIQTAIRRASQTLRNLRWFEVVQTRGHVKDGEVRHYQVVLKAGFTLEAGE encoded by the coding sequence ATGGATGAGCATGTCTACAAGATCGTCGAGCTCGTCGGCTCGTCCGAGACCAGCATCGAGGACGCCATCCAGACGGCGATCCGACGCGCGAGCCAGACCTTGAGAAATCTGCGCTGGTTCGAAGTCGTCCAGACCCGGGGCCATGTGAAGGACGGCGAGGTGCGCCATTATCAGGTGGTGCTCAAGGCCGGGTTTACGCTGGAGGCGGGCGAGTAG
- a CDS encoding GNAT family N-acetyltransferase, which yields MLHIEPVTLSTDRLTLRPLSLADVPALGLAASDGELWEKKTTTVPRPEDFEAYVQKALELQASGLALPFATVVNDGDRVVGSTRYMNIDAANHRVEIGTTWIAKSWQRTFVNTHAKFLMLRHAFESLGCLAVEIRTHARNDQSRAAIERLGAKLDGILRQHMIMPDGHVRDTAVYSIVREEWPAVKATLEQRLG from the coding sequence ATGCTGCACATCGAGCCCGTCACCCTCTCCACCGACCGTTTGACCCTGCGCCCTTTGAGCCTCGCCGACGTGCCGGCCTTGGGGCTGGCCGCCAGTGATGGCGAGCTTTGGGAGAAGAAGACCACGACGGTGCCCCGGCCGGAGGACTTCGAGGCCTATGTGCAGAAGGCCCTGGAGCTTCAGGCCTCTGGCCTCGCCCTTCCTTTCGCCACCGTGGTGAACGACGGCGACCGGGTCGTCGGCTCGACGCGCTACATGAACATCGATGCCGCCAACCACAGGGTCGAGATCGGCACCACCTGGATCGCCAAGTCCTGGCAGCGGACCTTCGTCAACACCCATGCGAAGTTCCTCATGCTGCGGCACGCCTTCGAAAGCCTGGGCTGTCTCGCGGTCGAGATCCGCACCCACGCCCGCAACGACCAGTCCCGCGCGGCCATCGAGCGACTGGGCGCCAAGCTCGACGGCATTCTGCGCCAGCACATGATCATGCCGGACGGGCATGTCCGCGATACGGCGGTCTACAGCATCGTCCGGGAGGAATGGCCCGCGGTGAAGGCGACGCTCGAGCAACGGCTCGGGTGA
- a CDS encoding acyl-CoA carboxylase subunit beta gives MKDMLERLEERRAQARLGGGEKRIAAQHGRGKLTARERIELLLDKGSFEEFDMFVEHRSTDFGMEKVKIPGDGVVTGWGTVNGRTVFVFAKDFTVFGGSLSEAHAQKIIKIQDMALKMRAPIVGLFDAGGARIQEGVAALGGYGEVFKRNVIASGVIPQISVIMGPCAGGDVYSPAMTDFIFMVRDRSYMFVTGPDVVKTVTNETVTSEELGGAKVHTTKSSVADGAYDNDVEALLQVRRLIDFLPANNQDGVPEIPSFDDPNRVDDSLDTLIPENPNKPYDMKELILKVVDEGDFFEIQEAYAKNIITGFGRVEGRTVGFVANQPMVLAGVLDSDASRKAARFVRFCDAFNIPIVTFEDVPGFLPGTAQEYGGLIKHGAKLLFAYSEATVPLVTVITRKAFGGAYDVMASKHIGGDVNYAWPTAQIAVMGAKGAVEIIFRSDIGDEEKIAARTKEYEDRFMSPFVAAERGYIDEVIMPHSTRRRIARALAMLRHKESERPWKKHDNIPL, from the coding sequence ATGAAAGACATGCTTGAACGGCTTGAAGAGCGGCGCGCCCAGGCGCGCCTGGGCGGCGGCGAGAAGCGCATCGCGGCGCAGCACGGCCGGGGCAAGCTGACCGCCCGCGAGCGTATCGAGCTCCTGCTCGACAAGGGCTCGTTCGAAGAGTTCGACATGTTCGTCGAGCACCGCTCCACCGATTTCGGCATGGAGAAGGTCAAGATCCCGGGCGACGGCGTCGTCACCGGCTGGGGCACGGTCAACGGGCGCACCGTCTTCGTCTTCGCCAAGGACTTCACGGTCTTCGGCGGCTCGCTCTCAGAGGCCCACGCCCAGAAGATCATCAAGATCCAGGACATGGCGCTCAAGATGCGCGCGCCGATCGTCGGCCTGTTCGACGCGGGCGGCGCCCGCATCCAGGAGGGCGTGGCGGCGCTCGGCGGCTACGGCGAGGTGTTCAAGCGCAACGTGATCGCCTCCGGCGTCATTCCGCAGATCTCGGTGATCATGGGGCCGTGCGCGGGCGGCGACGTCTATTCGCCCGCCATGACCGACTTCATCTTCATGGTTCGCGACCGCTCCTACATGTTCGTCACCGGGCCCGACGTGGTGAAGACCGTCACCAACGAGACGGTGACATCGGAGGAGCTCGGCGGCGCCAAGGTGCACACCACCAAGTCGTCGGTGGCGGACGGCGCCTACGACAACGACGTGGAGGCGCTGCTGCAAGTGCGCCGCCTCATCGACTTCCTGCCCGCCAACAACCAGGACGGCGTGCCGGAGATCCCGAGCTTCGACGATCCCAACCGGGTCGACGACAGCCTCGACACCCTGATCCCGGAGAACCCCAACAAGCCCTACGACATGAAGGAGCTGATCCTGAAGGTCGTGGACGAGGGTGACTTCTTCGAGATCCAGGAAGCCTACGCGAAGAACATCATCACCGGCTTCGGCCGCGTGGAAGGCCGCACGGTGGGCTTTGTGGCCAACCAGCCGATGGTGCTGGCGGGCGTGCTCGACTCGGACGCCTCCCGCAAGGCCGCGCGCTTCGTGCGCTTCTGCGATGCCTTCAACATCCCGATCGTCACCTTCGAGGACGTGCCGGGCTTCCTGCCGGGCACGGCGCAGGAATATGGCGGCCTGATCAAGCACGGCGCCAAGCTGCTCTTCGCTTATTCGGAAGCCACCGTGCCGCTGGTCACTGTCATCACGCGAAAAGCCTTCGGCGGCGCCTACGACGTGATGGCCTCGAAGCATATCGGCGGTGACGTCAACTACGCCTGGCCCACCGCGCAAATCGCCGTGATGGGCGCGAAAGGCGCGGTGGAGATCATCTTCCGAAGCGACATCGGCGACGAGGAGAAGATCGCCGCGCGCACCAAGGAATACGAGGACCGCTTCATGTCGCCGTTCGTCGCCGCCGAGCGCGGCTACATCGACGAGGTGATCATGCCCCATTCCACGCGCCGGCGCATCGCCCGCGCGCTCGCCATGCTCCGGCACAAGGAGAGCGAGCGGCCTTGGAAGAAGCACGACAACATTCCTCTATAA
- a CDS encoding ATP12 family chaperone protein codes for MTDSRDWFPSEEEPNPMRAAQAGMKPTLPKRFYKDAGVEERDGLFHLTLDGRTAKTPGKQALAVPSRALAGALAEEWQGQGGEIDPSTMPITRIVNSAIDGVSPRQRDVVDDLVRYAGSDLVYYRAGEPERLAASQNDAWGPVLDWARDTHGARFALGEGVMHVTQPDDAVAAIRRAIEEVESPFALAALHVMTTLSGSVLIALAHAAEQMDVDQAWAAAHVDELYQESVWGEDYEAMERRRRREADFRAASEVYRLAKR; via the coding sequence ATGACAGATTCACGCGACTGGTTCCCGTCCGAAGAGGAACCCAACCCCATGCGCGCGGCCCAGGCCGGCATGAAGCCGACCCTGCCGAAGCGGTTCTACAAGGATGCAGGCGTCGAGGAGCGGGACGGCCTGTTCCACCTGACCCTGGACGGGCGCACCGCCAAGACTCCTGGCAAGCAGGCGCTCGCCGTGCCTTCGCGAGCTCTGGCCGGGGCGCTGGCCGAGGAATGGCAGGGGCAAGGGGGCGAGATCGATCCCTCGACCATGCCGATCACCCGCATCGTCAATTCCGCCATCGACGGCGTCTCGCCCCGGCAGCGGGACGTTGTGGACGACCTCGTCCGCTATGCCGGATCGGATCTGGTCTATTACCGGGCCGGCGAGCCCGAGCGCCTGGCGGCCTCGCAGAACGATGCCTGGGGGCCGGTGCTCGATTGGGCCAGGGACACCCACGGAGCCCGCTTCGCTCTGGGCGAGGGCGTCATGCACGTGACCCAGCCCGACGACGCCGTCGCGGCGATCCGGCGCGCCATCGAGGAGGTCGAGTCACCCTTCGCGCTCGCCGCCCTGCACGTGATGACCACCCTGTCCGGCTCGGTGCTGATCGCGCTCGCCCATGCGGCGGAGCAGATGGACGTGGACCAGGCTTGGGCGGCCGCTCATGTGGACGAACTCTATCAGGAGAGCGTCTGGGGCGAGGATTACGAGGCCATGGAGCGTCGTCGCCGCCGCGAAGCGGATTTCAGGGCCGCCTCGGAGGTCTACAGACTGGCAAAACGATGA
- a CDS encoding alpha/beta hydrolase, with protein sequence MTELSFIHRFEPATDSSRPPLLLLHGTGGDENDLLGLGRTISPGSALLSPRGKILENGMPRFFRRLAEGVFDEADVKFRANELADFVTEARKAYGLEAPIAVGFSNGANIAAAMLMLRPDALSGAALLRAMVPLSETPPVDLAGKRVLMTSGAMDPIIPADNAKRLAASLSEAGAEVQHHMLPTGHNLSQTDLQLLVKWFSEQSR encoded by the coding sequence ATGACCGAATTGTCCTTCATCCACCGTTTCGAGCCCGCCACGGATTCCAGCCGTCCTCCGCTCCTGCTGCTCCACGGCACCGGCGGGGACGAGAACGATCTGCTCGGGCTCGGCCGCACGATCTCCCCGGGCTCCGCCCTGCTCTCCCCGCGCGGCAAGATCCTGGAGAACGGGATGCCGCGCTTCTTCCGCCGGCTCGCGGAAGGCGTGTTCGACGAGGCGGATGTAAAATTCCGCGCGAACGAACTCGCGGATTTCGTCACCGAGGCCCGCAAGGCCTATGGGCTCGAGGCCCCCATCGCGGTAGGCTTCTCCAACGGGGCCAATATCGCGGCCGCCATGCTGATGCTGCGCCCGGACGCGCTGTCCGGTGCGGCGCTGCTGCGCGCCATGGTGCCACTCTCAGAGACGCCGCCAGTGGACCTCGCGGGCAAGCGCGTGCTGATGACCTCTGGCGCCATGGACCCGATCATCCCGGCCGACAACGCGAAGCGCCTCGCCGCATCGCTGAGCGAAGCCGGCGCGGAGGTCCAGCATCACATGCTGCCCACCGGCCATAATCTGTCGCAGACGGACCTGCAGCTGCTGGTGAAGTGGTTTTCCGAACAGAGCCGGTGA
- the ftsH gene encoding ATP-dependent zinc metalloprotease FtsH: MTNVLEKARRVLGKKSVAVSAAILILVVAAAVFIGPRLLAEPAAEITYSDFTRDLANKKVQKVLIESGGLSVTMTDRDVFVRMPNGLVSADYIERITAAGAEVDFKKPGFDAAHIASILVPLVLVAAVLAMLAIQTDFKPTSRWPRVIRSLPNRFDDVAGQEEAKAELQEVISFLRDSEAFTKVGARIPRGLLMVGPPGTGKTLIAKALAGEAGVSFMAVSGSDFSAPLIGIAKGRVSKLFEQARKKAPCLIFIDEIDAIGRKRGGGGSAADREFEATLNQLLVEMDGFNTTAGVIVIGATNRVDVLDPALLRPGRFDRQVHIGLPDIGGREAILNVHARNVKLAEGVSLASIAKGTPGFSGADLGNLLNEAAIFAAREGVEAVTRDHLEAARNKIIMGLERRTLVISDEERRLVAAHEAGHALCACLLPASDKVHSATIIPHGQALGLVMRLPEHDRFCIPVEKLEADLIVAMGGRAAEEIVFGAKKVTTGAASDIAHATNIVTKMVTEWGMSPAIGMVRVARSGDSLPREVEQEIRRIIDEMYEAAKACIEDNRDALDALTEALLEHETIDGDEVRAIVARQRTRLAA; the protein is encoded by the coding sequence GTGACCAACGTTCTCGAAAAAGCCAGACGGGTTCTGGGCAAGAAAAGCGTGGCTGTTTCAGCCGCCATCCTCATCCTAGTCGTGGCGGCCGCCGTGTTCATCGGCCCCCGCCTGCTGGCCGAACCCGCCGCCGAAATCACCTATTCCGACTTCACGCGGGATCTGGCGAACAAGAAGGTTCAGAAGGTTCTGATCGAGAGCGGCGGTCTTTCCGTCACCATGACGGACCGGGATGTCTTCGTGCGCATGCCCAACGGCCTCGTGAGCGCCGACTACATCGAGCGGATCACGGCAGCCGGTGCCGAGGTCGATTTCAAGAAGCCCGGTTTCGACGCCGCCCACATAGCGAGCATCCTGGTACCGCTCGTGCTCGTCGCAGCCGTCCTGGCCATGCTGGCGATCCAGACCGACTTCAAGCCCACGTCCCGGTGGCCTCGGGTGATCCGCAGCCTGCCCAACCGGTTCGACGACGTCGCCGGACAGGAAGAGGCCAAGGCCGAGCTCCAGGAGGTCATCTCGTTCCTGCGCGATTCCGAGGCCTTCACCAAGGTCGGCGCCCGAATCCCCCGCGGCCTCCTGATGGTCGGGCCGCCCGGAACGGGAAAGACCCTGATCGCCAAGGCGCTGGCCGGCGAGGCCGGGGTTTCCTTCATGGCCGTGTCGGGCAGCGACTTCTCGGCACCCCTGATCGGCATCGCCAAGGGACGGGTGTCCAAGCTGTTCGAGCAGGCGCGCAAGAAGGCACCCTGCCTGATCTTCATCGACGAGATCGACGCCATCGGCCGCAAGCGCGGTGGCGGCGGATCGGCCGCCGACCGGGAGTTCGAGGCGACCCTGAACCAGCTCCTCGTCGAGATGGACGGCTTCAACACCACCGCCGGGGTGATCGTCATCGGCGCGACGAACCGCGTCGACGTGCTCGATCCGGCGCTCCTGCGCCCCGGCCGCTTCGACCGCCAGGTTCACATCGGCCTGCCCGATATCGGCGGCCGCGAGGCGATCCTCAACGTCCATGCCCGCAACGTGAAGCTGGCGGAAGGCGTGAGCCTCGCTTCCATCGCTAAGGGCACGCCCGGCTTCTCGGGTGCCGATCTCGGCAACCTCCTGAACGAGGCTGCCATCTTCGCGGCGCGCGAGGGCGTCGAAGCGGTCACGCGCGATCACCTGGAAGCCGCCCGCAACAAGATCATCATGGGGCTCGAGCGGCGCACCCTCGTCATCTCGGACGAGGAGCGCAGGCTGGTAGCCGCCCACGAGGCGGGCCACGCCCTTTGCGCCTGCCTGCTGCCTGCCTCCGACAAGGTGCACAGCGCCACCATCATCCCGCACGGGCAGGCGCTCGGCCTCGTGATGCGGCTGCCCGAGCACGACCGGTTCTGTATTCCCGTGGAGAAGCTCGAGGCAGACCTGATCGTCGCCATGGGCGGACGCGCGGCCGAGGAGATCGTGTTCGGGGCCAAGAAGGTCACGACGGGCGCCGCCAGCGACATCGCCCATGCGACCAACATCGTGACCAAGATGGTCACGGAATGGGGCATGAGCCCGGCCATCGGCATGGTTCGGGTGGCGCGCTCCGGCGACAGCCTTCCGCGCGAAGTCGAGCAGGAGATCCGCCGCATCATCGATGAGATGTACGAGGCCGCCAAGGCTTGCATCGAGGACAACCGCGATGCGCTCGATGCCCTGACGGAGGCGCTGCTGGAGCATGAGACGATCGACGGCGACGAAGTCCGCGCGATCGTCGCGAGGCAGCGGACGCGACTGGCGGCCTGA
- a CDS encoding ring-cleaving dioxygenase, producing the protein MRHHGIHHVTAIAGPARRNLDFYTRVLGLRLVKKTVNFDDPGTYHLYFGDATGQPGSILTFFPWEHVAPGRNGIGSTQETSFRVPEASLGFWAHRFIEQGVEHGTVEKRFGQSVLTFKDPHGTSLALVGTPNAESEPAWTVDGIPAEHAIRGLEGVTLLVENGERTGAILTDVFGFRETARDGSLVRYETDALMGSTVDIRSAGGFLPGRMGGGSVHHVAFRAKDDAEEAEMVKKLAESHGLHTTEQKDRNYFRSVYFREPGGILFEIATDEPGFAVDEPQDSLGEALKLPAFLEPRRGDIEAHLPELA; encoded by the coding sequence ATGCGGCACCACGGCATCCATCACGTCACCGCCATCGCTGGCCCGGCCCGTCGCAACCTCGATTTCTACACCCGCGTGCTCGGCCTGCGCTTGGTGAAGAAGACCGTCAATTTCGACGATCCCGGCACGTATCACCTCTATTTCGGCGATGCCACCGGGCAGCCGGGCTCGATCCTGACCTTCTTCCCGTGGGAGCATGTGGCTCCCGGGCGCAACGGCATCGGCTCGACCCAGGAAACCTCCTTCCGGGTTCCCGAGGCATCGCTCGGCTTCTGGGCGCACCGCTTCATCGAGCAGGGCGTCGAGCACGGCACGGTGGAGAAGCGCTTCGGCCAGAGCGTGCTGACCTTCAAGGATCCGCACGGCACGAGCCTCGCGCTCGTCGGCACGCCGAACGCGGAGAGCGAGCCCGCCTGGACGGTCGACGGCATCCCGGCGGAACATGCCATCCGCGGCCTGGAGGGCGTCACGCTGCTCGTCGAGAACGGCGAGCGGACCGGGGCCATCCTGACCGACGTGTTCGGTTTCCGCGAAACGGCCCGTGACGGCTCCCTCGTGCGCTACGAGACCGACGCCCTGATGGGCAGCACGGTCGACATCCGCAGCGCCGGTGGCTTCCTGCCGGGCCGGATGGGCGGCGGCTCCGTCCACCACGTGGCATTCCGCGCGAAGGACGATGCCGAGGAAGCCGAGATGGTGAAGAAGCTGGCCGAGAGCCACGGTCTGCACACCACGGAGCAGAAGGACCGCAACTACTTCCGGTCCGTCTACTTCCGTGAGCCGGGCGGGATCCTGTTCGAGATCGCCACCGACGAGCCCGGCTTCGCCGTGGACGAGCCGCAGGACAGCCTCGGCGAGGCCCTGAAGCTCCCGGCCTTCCTGGAGCCCCGGCGCGGCGACATCGAGGCTCATCTGCCGGAACTGGCGTGA
- a CDS encoding GNAT family N-acetyltransferase, producing MAERPPPDHVGFRQVLQRGLKMDAMVRDNAERHRFELERDGYIAFANYERRGSDLVIRHVEAAIPLRGTGAAGELMRGVAEIARSEGRTITPLCGYARAWIRRHREYSDLLA from the coding sequence ATGGCGGAACGGCCGCCGCCGGATCACGTTGGTTTTCGACAGGTTCTGCAACGCGGGTTGAAGATGGACGCCATGGTTCGCGACAACGCCGAGCGACACCGCTTCGAGCTGGAACGGGACGGGTACATCGCTTTCGCCAATTATGAGAGGCGCGGGTCCGATCTCGTGATCCGGCACGTGGAGGCGGCCATTCCCCTGCGCGGAACGGGAGCCGCGGGCGAGCTGATGCGCGGCGTGGCCGAGATCGCCCGTTCCGAGGGCCGGACCATCACGCCTTTGTGCGGCTATGCCCGGGCCTGGATCCGCCGCCACAGGGAATACAGCGACCTTCTCGCCTGA
- a CDS encoding HAD-IA family hydrolase: MKLVLFDVDGTLVDSQNIIVAAQRMAFAACGLEPPSRERSLSIVGLSLAEAFTVLAGPKGPIAGLVEAYKDSFHSLRQDPANAEPLFPGVERCLEWLHGREDAMLGIATGKSRRGVAHLLERHGWHDVFSVIQTADDAPSKPHPGMILQAMREMGAQPQDTVMVGDSSFDMGMARAAGVLPVGVSWGFQPVAALAEAGAGPIVHSYAELEAVLTEFLNEPSKISV, translated from the coding sequence TTGAAGCTCGTACTCTTCGATGTCGACGGCACGCTGGTCGACAGCCAGAACATCATCGTGGCCGCCCAACGGATGGCCTTCGCCGCCTGTGGGCTGGAGCCGCCGAGCCGGGAGCGCTCGCTCTCCATCGTCGGCCTGTCCCTGGCGGAAGCCTTCACGGTACTGGCCGGGCCGAAAGGGCCCATCGCAGGTCTCGTGGAAGCTTACAAGGATTCCTTCCATAGCCTGCGCCAGGATCCGGCGAATGCGGAGCCGCTCTTTCCCGGCGTGGAACGCTGCCTCGAATGGCTCCACGGCCGCGAGGACGCGATGCTGGGGATCGCGACGGGCAAGTCCCGGCGGGGCGTCGCCCACTTGCTCGAAAGGCATGGCTGGCACGATGTCTTCTCGGTGATCCAGACGGCCGACGATGCTCCGTCCAAGCCCCATCCGGGCATGATCCTGCAGGCCATGCGGGAGATGGGCGCGCAGCCTCAGGACACGGTCATGGTGGGCGATTCGAGCTTCGACATGGGCATGGCGCGCGCGGCCGGGGTGCTGCCGGTCGGCGTGTCCTGGGGCTTCCAGCCCGTCGCCGCCCTGGCCGAAGCAGGGGCCGGGCCCATCGTCCATTCCTACGCGGAATTGGAGGCGGTGCTGACGGAATTCCTGAACGAACCCTCGAAGATCTCCGTCTGA
- a CDS encoding sensor histidine kinase — MITSEPIDSGDLLHRLAELERENRELRARLQAQTIPTGTRPGSAEGVQADDSEWPPHVSEKELRQIADHLPALVAYVDRDQRYRFNNRAYETWIGRTPESLYGLHLWEAVGTPAYERTKPYIEAVLAGERAAHEWWAPFRTGVRYVRSEYIPDRAEDGRIVGFYVLASDLTETKLSQTALAESETRLRLAIDAGRMAVWEVETATEKVSASPELNRLLGLSPDVPLSTERIRSLYYPGEQQRLRAAAFEALARGDRHMETELRVIWPDGSLHWLLLRAELQDVENGLPARTLGVALDITEMKKAEEHQQLLINELNHRVKNTLATVQSIASQSLRNAVTASEARDAVEGRLFALSRAHDVLTRENWDGAYLREVVREAIAPFQDDGHGRFDLRGPEMRLPPRIALAIAMAIQELGTNAVKYGALSNETGRVGISWSTTKPGEKPGLELIWTETGGPPVVEPSRRGFGTRLIERSLAQELHGDVTIAFAPTGVVCTVHALLNDSDDADRDAIHA, encoded by the coding sequence ATGATAACCAGCGAGCCCATAGATTCAGGCGATCTGCTGCACCGGCTCGCCGAACTCGAGCGCGAGAATCGCGAGCTTCGGGCGCGGCTTCAGGCGCAGACGATTCCGACGGGTACTCGTCCCGGCTCGGCAGAAGGCGTTCAGGCCGACGACAGTGAATGGCCGCCCCACGTCAGCGAGAAGGAGCTCAGGCAGATCGCGGATCATCTACCGGCTCTCGTTGCCTATGTGGACAGGGATCAGCGCTACCGTTTCAACAACCGCGCCTATGAAACCTGGATCGGGCGCACGCCGGAGAGTCTGTACGGCCTTCATCTCTGGGAGGCGGTCGGCACCCCGGCCTATGAGCGGACGAAGCCCTATATCGAGGCGGTCCTCGCCGGAGAGCGGGCGGCCCATGAATGGTGGGCGCCCTTTCGGACAGGGGTGCGTTACGTCAGGTCGGAATACATCCCCGACCGGGCCGAGGACGGCCGCATCGTCGGCTTCTACGTCCTCGCCTCGGATCTTACCGAGACCAAGCTGTCGCAGACGGCTCTTGCGGAAAGCGAGACCCGCCTGCGCCTGGCCATCGATGCCGGACGCATGGCCGTCTGGGAGGTCGAGACCGCCACGGAAAAGGTGAGCGCCTCACCGGAGCTGAACCGGCTGCTCGGGCTCTCCCCGGACGTTCCCCTCTCCACGGAGCGCATCCGATCCCTTTACTATCCCGGTGAACAGCAGCGCCTTCGTGCCGCCGCCTTCGAGGCCCTCGCGCGTGGGGATCGCCACATGGAGACCGAATTACGGGTCATCTGGCCGGACGGTTCTTTGCACTGGCTGCTGCTTCGCGCGGAGCTTCAGGACGTGGAAAACGGCCTTCCGGCGCGAACGTTGGGCGTGGCGCTCGACATCACGGAGATGAAGAAGGCAGAGGAGCATCAGCAGCTTCTCATCAACGAACTCAATCATCGCGTGAAGAACACCCTGGCGACCGTCCAGTCGATCGCGTCCCAGAGCCTGCGCAATGCAGTTACGGCAAGTGAGGCGCGCGACGCGGTCGAGGGGCGCCTGTTCGCGCTCTCAAGGGCCCATGACGTGCTCACCCGCGAGAACTGGGATGGAGCCTATCTGCGGGAAGTCGTCCGGGAAGCCATCGCGCCCTTTCAGGACGACGGGCATGGCCGCTTCGATCTTCGCGGACCCGAAATGCGCCTGCCGCCCCGGATCGCACTCGCGATCGCCATGGCGATCCAGGAGCTTGGCACCAATGCGGTCAAATATGGCGCCCTGTCCAACGAGACGGGACGCGTAGGGATCAGCTGGTCGACGACGAAACCGGGAGAAAAACCGGGGCTGGAGCTGATCTGGACGGAGACGGGCGGCCCGCCGGTCGTCGAGCCGAGCCGCCGGGGCTTCGGCACCCGGCTGATCGAGCGCAGCCTCGCCCAGGAACTCCACGGAGACGTCACCATCGCGTTCGCGCCGACCGGCGTCGTCTGCACGGTCCATGCGCTTCTGAACGACAGCGACGACGCGGACCGGGACGCGATCCACGCGTAA